The following proteins are co-located in the Streptomyces sp. DT2A-34 genome:
- a CDS encoding WS/DGAT domain-containing protein, giving the protein MRLSCAEEMLLLNGCPGVIGLAAVFSGEQPDVDRVRARVVERWTGLERMNRVLDPSPGMGGTARPGRVRWVVPGPFDPAVHVTVARHKLDDLWAQSVDRPLVGGVPPWRLFVVPDAAHGGDFALALVAQHVLLDGRSLATLMRLLTDSPVEARESGRSAPLSRTGPRAAGRELRAMAAAGQALPMRPSERTYPSVAVSELPAHTVRSARRQPADGRGATLNELLVGAVAGALRAQYGSVRRWRQRDEPVYTAVPCDLRTRANPRELGNTLTVVRVPLPVDVDGAVARLRACQAAMATVPERAAAHATVLFPAAEAVRRTGPWVTRLLTDRGRHSCFAATATTAMKWPGGSSTFQGRQLVRTVGLPPLQHPGTVSFALAQAGEAFTLTAVCNLRPNDAGRLADAVVTEFETWARTATPSV; this is encoded by the coding sequence ATGAGACTGTCCTGTGCCGAGGAGATGCTGCTGCTCAACGGGTGTCCGGGAGTCATCGGACTGGCGGCGGTCTTCTCCGGTGAGCAGCCCGATGTGGACCGGGTGCGGGCGCGCGTCGTCGAGCGGTGGACGGGCCTGGAGCGGATGAACCGCGTGCTCGACCCTTCACCGGGCATGGGCGGGACGGCACGGCCGGGGCGTGTGCGGTGGGTCGTGCCGGGGCCGTTCGATCCGGCCGTGCATGTCACCGTGGCCCGTCACAAGTTGGACGACCTGTGGGCGCAGAGCGTGGACCGGCCGCTCGTCGGCGGTGTGCCGCCGTGGCGGCTCTTCGTGGTCCCGGACGCGGCGCACGGCGGTGACTTCGCGCTGGCGCTCGTGGCCCAGCATGTGCTGCTGGACGGGCGCTCCCTGGCGACGCTGATGCGCTTGTTGACGGACAGCCCCGTGGAAGCGAGGGAGTCGGGCCGGTCGGCGCCGCTGTCGCGTACCGGGCCGCGGGCGGCGGGCAGGGAGCTCAGGGCGATGGCGGCCGCCGGACAGGCCCTTCCGATGCGGCCGTCCGAGCGGACGTATCCCTCGGTCGCGGTGAGCGAACTGCCCGCGCACACGGTCCGATCCGCGCGCCGGCAGCCGGCCGACGGCCGGGGCGCGACGTTGAACGAGCTGCTCGTGGGCGCGGTGGCCGGGGCGCTGCGGGCCCAGTACGGGTCGGTGCGGCGGTGGCGGCAGCGGGACGAGCCCGTGTACACGGCCGTACCGTGTGACCTGCGCACCCGGGCGAATCCGAGGGAACTCGGGAACACGCTCACGGTCGTTCGGGTTCCGTTGCCCGTCGACGTGGACGGTGCCGTGGCGCGGCTGCGGGCGTGTCAGGCCGCGATGGCCACCGTCCCGGAGCGGGCCGCGGCGCACGCCACCGTGCTGTTCCCCGCGGCGGAAGCGGTACGCCGGACGGGCCCCTGGGTGACCAGGCTGCTGACCGACCGCGGCCGCCACTCCTGCTTCGCGGCGACCGCGACCACGGCCATGAAGTGGCCCGGCGGATCGAGCACCTTCCAGGGCCGGCAGCTGGTGCGCACGGTCGGGCTGCCGCCCCTGCAGCACCCGGGCACGGTCAGCTTCGCCCTGGCGCAGGCGGGGGAGGCGTTCACGCTCACCGCGGTGTGCAACCTGCGCCCGAACGACGCGGGACGGCTCGCCGACGCGGTCGTCACGGAGTTCGAGACATGGGCCCGCACGGCGACGCCGTCGGTGTGA
- a CDS encoding acyl carrier protein, giving the protein MDVEHGDVWEALRPLCARVMSVPPEAVVPQARLVADLGADSLDITELEVASEELFGVSLKGTDKAGVSTVGDVADLIVRLRTHAARSPLAR; this is encoded by the coding sequence ATGGATGTGGAACACGGCGACGTATGGGAAGCGCTGCGCCCGCTGTGCGCGCGGGTGATGTCGGTGCCACCGGAGGCGGTCGTGCCGCAGGCCCGGCTGGTGGCCGATCTGGGAGCCGACAGCCTGGACATCACCGAACTGGAAGTGGCGTCGGAGGAGTTGTTCGGCGTGTCCCTGAAAGGGACCGACAAGGCCGGAGTGTCCACCGTGGGTGATGTGGCCGACCTCATCGTGAGGCTGCGCACCCATGCCGCCCGCAGCCCCCTCGCCCGATGA
- a CDS encoding beta-ketoacyl synthase has product MTGRPAVAVTGLGVRCAAGASPAALWESLAECRSATSLHVFDDEGAVVYPACAMPDFDPSGYLSPKEVRRADRSVQLAVCAAADAVEDAGGLHVGPGRRAVVTGTGYGGVISQENGIGHPDVLYAPRLMHNAGAYWISARLGITGPSLTVSTACASGTHAVGEAMQMIRAGCADVVVAGGHDSPLTPTTALAFGRAGAMVTECEDPAAASRPFDAGRRGFVLAEGAAFLVLERLDLARARGARIYATLTGYGRTSDAHHLTAPHPDGLGARACMEQALADAGTTAEAVTHVNAHGTGTELNDLAEAQAITAVFGPRAVPVTAPKAVTGHGLGLAGALEAVITAWSVHEGLAPPTAHLTRLDPRCELDVVTAEPRKIPDGPVISNSFAFGGHNACVVFDSPHA; this is encoded by the coding sequence ATGACCGGCCGACCCGCTGTCGCCGTCACCGGCCTGGGAGTGCGGTGCGCCGCCGGTGCGAGTCCGGCAGCGCTGTGGGAGAGCCTGGCGGAGTGCCGTTCGGCGACGTCGCTGCATGTGTTCGACGACGAGGGCGCCGTCGTGTACCCGGCGTGTGCGATGCCCGACTTCGACCCGAGCGGCTATCTGTCGCCCAAGGAGGTGCGGCGGGCGGACCGTTCGGTGCAGCTGGCCGTGTGCGCGGCCGCGGACGCCGTGGAGGACGCCGGAGGACTGCACGTCGGTCCCGGCCGGCGGGCGGTGGTCACCGGCACCGGCTACGGCGGTGTGATCAGTCAGGAGAACGGCATCGGGCATCCCGATGTGCTGTACGCGCCTCGGCTGATGCACAACGCGGGGGCGTACTGGATCAGTGCCCGGCTCGGGATCACCGGTCCGAGTCTGACGGTGTCCACCGCGTGTGCCTCCGGGACGCATGCGGTGGGTGAGGCGATGCAGATGATCCGGGCGGGGTGTGCGGACGTGGTGGTGGCGGGAGGCCATGACAGTCCCCTGACGCCCACGACCGCGCTGGCCTTCGGGCGGGCCGGTGCGATGGTCACCGAGTGCGAGGACCCCGCTGCCGCGTCACGGCCGTTCGACGCCGGGCGGCGGGGGTTCGTCCTCGCCGAAGGGGCGGCGTTCCTGGTGCTGGAACGGCTGGACCTCGCCCGCGCGCGGGGCGCCCGGATCTACGCCACCCTGACCGGATACGGCCGTACCTCCGACGCCCACCACCTCACGGCACCGCATCCCGACGGTCTCGGTGCCCGGGCGTGCATGGAGCAGGCGCTCGCCGACGCCGGCACGACCGCCGAGGCCGTCACCCATGTCAACGCGCACGGCACCGGCACCGAGCTGAACGACCTCGCGGAAGCGCAGGCGATCACCGCCGTGTTCGGGCCCCGTGCGGTGCCGGTCACCGCCCCCAAGGCCGTGACCGGGCACGGGTTGGGGCTGGCGGGGGCGCTGGAAGCCGTGATCACGGCGTGGTCCGTGCATGAGGGACTCGCGCCTCCGACGGCTCATCTCACGCGGCTGGACCCACGATGCGAACTCGATGTGGTCACCGCCGAGCCGCGCAAGATCCCGGACGGGCCGGTGATCAGCAACAGCTTCGCCTTCGGCGGCCACAACGCCTGTGTCGTGTTCGATTCACCCCACGCCTGA
- a CDS encoding wax ester/triacylglycerol synthase domain-containing protein has product MRLTAIEEGHLRNGMPGTIGIAAVFPGGPFDLAQVRSRVRDRWGGLDRMSLVLQPPSGPAALSGHRWSAARPFDPAAHITATDQDLESLLTDGVSHRLPAERPLWRLLVTRQAIVLLAHHALLDGRSLETLFRLLMDDAVPPGPLGQGAAHPLARGRQRPAVGPAAVCGELRRIAVLGQPLPPAPLGEPRPSVAVVELDPQVMRTARRQPVDGRGSTLNELLLSTYAGALRACHGPLRSWPKGPTPFYATVPVDLRTRDNAHHLGNGVTALRMALPVDLESPVARLRACQDEVVAFDGRCDAHRAILPPLVAIARTVPWLAGVMAKRLARPELTTSLCTAFKWRDNPSHLHGRPLARIVPLPQLSPPGTANLCLVHTADAYTLTVVSHLRGGDAGTIGEAVERELKAVAASDPF; this is encoded by the coding sequence ATGAGGCTGACGGCCATCGAGGAAGGGCACCTCCGCAACGGAATGCCGGGGACGATCGGCATCGCGGCGGTGTTTCCCGGAGGGCCGTTCGACCTGGCACAGGTACGGTCCCGGGTACGTGACCGGTGGGGCGGACTGGACCGGATGAGCCTGGTCCTCCAGCCCCCCTCCGGGCCGGCGGCGCTGTCGGGCCACCGGTGGTCGGCCGCCCGGCCGTTCGATCCCGCCGCGCACATCACCGCCACGGACCAGGACCTGGAGTCCCTGCTCACCGACGGTGTCAGTCACCGGCTGCCGGCCGAACGGCCCCTGTGGCGGCTGCTGGTCACGCGGCAGGCCATCGTGCTGCTCGCCCATCACGCGTTGCTGGACGGCAGGTCCCTGGAGACCCTCTTCCGGCTGCTGATGGACGACGCCGTACCGCCGGGGCCACTCGGACAGGGCGCGGCACACCCGCTGGCCAGGGGGCGGCAGCGCCCTGCCGTCGGTCCCGCCGCCGTGTGCGGGGAGTTGCGCCGCATCGCGGTCCTGGGCCAGCCCCTTCCGCCGGCTCCCCTTGGCGAACCGCGGCCGTCGGTGGCCGTGGTCGAGCTCGACCCGCAGGTCATGCGCACGGCCCGCCGGCAGCCGGTCGACGGGCGCGGATCGACACTCAACGAGCTGCTGCTGAGCACGTACGCCGGTGCCCTGCGCGCCTGTCACGGGCCCCTGCGGTCCTGGCCGAAGGGACCGACGCCGTTCTACGCCACGGTGCCGGTCGACCTGCGGACCCGCGACAACGCCCATCACCTCGGCAACGGCGTCACCGCGCTGCGCATGGCGCTGCCCGTCGACCTCGAATCCCCGGTGGCGCGTCTGCGGGCGTGCCAGGACGAGGTCGTGGCGTTCGACGGACGCTGTGACGCCCACCGCGCGATCCTTCCCCCGTTGGTGGCCATCGCCCGTACCGTGCCGTGGCTGGCCGGGGTGATGGCCAAGCGCCTGGCGCGTCCCGAGCTGACCACGAGTCTGTGCACCGCTTTCAAGTGGCGGGACAACCCCAGCCACTTGCACGGTCGTCCGCTGGCGCGCATCGTCCCCCTGCCGCAGCTCTCCCCGCCGGGCACGGCGAACCTCTGCCTCGTCCACACCGCCGACGCCTACACCCTCACCGTCGTCAGCCATCTGCGTGGGGGTGACGCCGGGACGATCGGGGAGGCCGTGGAGCGGGAACTGAAGGCGGTCGCGGCGTCAGATCCGTTCTGA
- a CDS encoding GNAT family N-acetyltransferase codes for MIRPATPADIPALHTLIRELAEYEKAPHEAKATPEQLHDALFGDRPAAYAHIAADDTTGETVGCAIWFLNFSTWRGVHGIYLEDLYVRPTARGAGHGKALLAELARLCVERGYQRLEWSVLNWNTPSIAFYEALGARPQDEWTVYRLTDEALAELGTAPERGTV; via the coding sequence ATGATTCGCCCCGCCACCCCCGCCGACATCCCCGCCCTGCACACCCTGATCCGCGAACTCGCCGAGTACGAAAAGGCCCCGCACGAGGCGAAGGCCACCCCCGAACAGCTCCACGACGCCCTCTTCGGCGACCGCCCGGCCGCCTACGCGCACATCGCGGCCGACGACACGACCGGCGAGACCGTCGGCTGCGCGATCTGGTTCCTCAACTTCTCCACCTGGCGCGGCGTCCACGGCATCTACCTGGAGGACCTCTACGTCCGCCCCACCGCCCGCGGCGCCGGCCACGGCAAGGCCCTGCTCGCCGAACTGGCCCGGCTGTGCGTGGAGCGCGGCTACCAGCGCCTGGAGTGGTCCGTACTGAACTGGAACACCCCGTCCATCGCCTTCTACGAGGCCCTCGGCGCCCGCCCCCAGGACGAGTGGACGGTCTACCGCCTGACGGACGAGGCGCTCGCCGAACTGGGCACCGCACCGGAGCGCGGGACGGTGTGA
- a CDS encoding aminoglycoside phosphotransferase family protein: MIDIPQELAASQQEYNGEAGRAFIAGLPDLTADFLDHWELTLDGRPMHGVAALVLPVLRRDGTPAVLKLQLLDEESEGEPVALRVWDGDGAVRLLDHDEPTGTMLLERLDSSRMLAHHPDPHESVLVIAGLLAHLTSFPAPTGLRRLGDIAQDMLEQAPWALEHIPDPQARRIVADCAAAVREVVDEPGDRLLHWDLHDENVLACVRAPWLAIDPKPLAGDPGFELWPALDNRFDADDVRWRFDAMTDVLGLGRARARAWTYGRLLQNCLWDIEDGRPLQERQLEIARRLRNHPG, from the coding sequence GTGATCGACATTCCGCAGGAGCTCGCCGCATCACAGCAGGAGTACAACGGGGAGGCGGGCCGCGCCTTCATCGCCGGACTCCCGGACCTGACGGCCGACTTCCTCGACCACTGGGAGCTGACGCTCGACGGACGGCCGATGCACGGAGTCGCCGCCCTGGTCCTGCCCGTCCTCCGGCGCGACGGCACCCCGGCCGTCCTGAAGCTGCAACTCCTCGACGAGGAGAGCGAGGGCGAGCCGGTCGCCCTGCGCGTGTGGGACGGCGACGGGGCGGTGCGACTCCTCGACCACGACGAGCCCACCGGCACCATGCTCCTCGAACGCCTCGACTCGTCCCGCATGCTCGCGCACCACCCCGACCCGCACGAGTCCGTCCTGGTCATCGCCGGCCTGCTGGCCCACCTCACGTCCTTCCCCGCCCCCACCGGCCTGCGCCGCCTCGGCGACATCGCGCAGGACATGCTGGAGCAGGCGCCGTGGGCCCTGGAGCACATCCCGGACCCGCAGGCCCGCCGTATCGTCGCCGACTGCGCCGCCGCCGTACGGGAAGTCGTCGACGAGCCCGGCGACCGCCTCCTGCACTGGGACCTGCACGACGAGAACGTCCTCGCCTGCGTGCGCGCCCCCTGGCTCGCCATCGACCCCAAGCCCCTCGCCGGTGACCCCGGCTTCGAGCTGTGGCCCGCCCTCGACAACCGCTTCGACGCCGACGACGTCCGCTGGCGCTTCGACGCCATGACCGACGTACTCGGCCTGGGCCGGGCACGCGCGCGTGCATGGACGTACGGCCGACTCCTGCAGAACTGCCTCTGGGACATCGAGGACGGCCGCCCGCTTCAGGAGCGCCAACTGGAAATCGCCAGGCGCCTGAGGAACCACCCCGGCTAG
- a CDS encoding FAD-binding oxidoreductase, with translation MSSSVSGAVNGGISFWYADDGLPEVREPLAGDASADVVIVGGGYTGLWTAYYLKKAVPFLRITVLEQKFCGYGASGRNGGWLYNGIAGRDRYAKLHGHEAAVRLQRAMNDTVDEVVRAAGEEGIDADVHKGGVLEVARTPAQLARLKAFHEHELSYGEKDRELFGARETAERVKVADAVGSSWTPHGARVHPVKLVKGLAAAVAALGVTIHELTPVTEIRPKHAVTPYGTVRAPYVLRCTEGFTAALKGQQRTWLPMNSSMIATEPLTEEQWESVGWGGRETLGDMAHAYMYAQRTADGRIALGGRGVPYRFGSRTDNDGRTQEATVEALREILVRFFPQLAPVRIGHAWSGVLGVPRDWCATVTLDRSTGLGWAGGYVGSGVATANLAARTLRDLVQQDSGQGGRTELTELPWVGHKVRKWEPEPLRWLGVHGLYATYRAADRREHLTHSAESARLARIADRVAGRH, from the coding sequence ATGAGCAGCTCGGTGAGTGGTGCCGTGAACGGCGGCATCTCCTTCTGGTACGCGGACGACGGCCTCCCTGAGGTGCGTGAGCCGCTCGCGGGGGACGCCTCCGCGGACGTGGTGATCGTGGGCGGTGGGTACACGGGACTGTGGACCGCGTACTACCTGAAGAAGGCGGTCCCCTTCCTCCGTATCACCGTCCTGGAGCAGAAGTTCTGCGGGTACGGAGCCTCGGGGCGCAACGGCGGCTGGCTGTACAACGGCATCGCGGGGCGCGACCGGTACGCGAAACTGCACGGCCACGAGGCCGCCGTACGGCTGCAGCGGGCCATGAACGACACCGTCGACGAGGTCGTACGGGCCGCCGGGGAAGAGGGCATCGACGCCGATGTCCACAAGGGCGGTGTCCTCGAAGTAGCCCGCACTCCCGCCCAGTTGGCTCGGCTGAAGGCCTTCCACGAGCACGAGCTGTCGTACGGCGAGAAGGACCGCGAGCTGTTCGGCGCCCGCGAGACCGCCGAGCGCGTCAAGGTCGCGGACGCGGTCGGTTCGAGCTGGACGCCGCACGGGGCGCGGGTGCACCCGGTGAAGCTGGTGAAGGGCCTCGCGGCGGCCGTGGCGGCGCTCGGGGTCACGATCCACGAGCTGACGCCGGTGACGGAGATCCGGCCCAAGCACGCCGTCACGCCTTACGGCACCGTCCGCGCGCCCTATGTCCTGCGCTGCACCGAGGGGTTCACCGCCGCCCTGAAGGGGCAGCAGCGGACCTGGCTGCCCATGAACTCCTCGATGATCGCCACCGAGCCGCTGACCGAGGAGCAGTGGGAGTCGGTGGGCTGGGGCGGGCGCGAGACGCTGGGCGACATGGCGCACGCCTACATGTACGCGCAGCGCACCGCCGATGGGCGGATCGCGCTGGGCGGGCGCGGGGTGCCGTACCGCTTCGGGTCGCGGACCGACAACGACGGGCGCACGCAGGAGGCGACGGTCGAGGCGCTGCGGGAGATCCTCGTGCGGTTCTTCCCACAGCTGGCCCCGGTCCGGATCGGGCACGCCTGGTCGGGGGTGCTGGGCGTGCCGCGCGACTGGTGCGCGACGGTCACCCTGGACCGGTCGACGGGGCTCGGCTGGGCGGGTGGTTACGTCGGTTCCGGCGTCGCCACCGCCAACCTGGCGGCCCGGACGCTGCGGGACCTGGTGCAGCAGGACTCGGGCCAGGGCGGGCGCACCGAGCTGACCGAGCTGCCGTGGGTCGGCCACAAGGTGCGCAAGTGGGAGCCGGAGCCGCTGCGGTGGCTCGGGGTGCACGGGCTGTACGCCACGTACCGGGCCGCGGACCGGCGGGAGCACCTCACCCACAGCGCCGAGTCGGCGCGGCTGGCGCGGATCGCCGACCGGGTGGCCGGGCGGCACTGA